The genomic DNA TCTGCGTGCCGTTGGCCGTGCCGCAGTTGACGGCGTCGAGCACCTTGCCGCTTGTGAGGTTCGTGAGCCGGTAGGTGGCTCCGTTCACGGGGAAGGTGACGCTCTTGCTGTAGCCGACGGAGACGACGTTGGCCTGCACCGCGTTCTCCGTGGCGTCACTCGGATAGCCGCTGGTCATGACGCCTTCGAAGAACGATCCGACAGAGCCGTTGCTGTTGTCGCCGCCGATGCCGAGGATGATCGCGCCTTGCTTGGTCATCGGGCGGTAGCCCGCCTGGGTCGGCAGCGCTCCGTTGTACCGCGTCGCCAGGCTGCCGGATTGCGCGTTGCCGTCCTTGATGGCGTATGTCGAGGTGCCGTTGTTCTTCAGCATCGCCGTCACGAACGCGGAACTGCGGCCGGTGTTCGCGGTCCAGGAGCCGTTGCCGCCGGCGAACAATCCGTTCTCGAGGTCCGCCGCGACGCGCGGCCCGCCCGCGCACGGTGAGAACCAGCACAGCGTGCCGAAGTAGATCGCGTCCATGTCGCCGTTACCGGTGTCCATGTTGTTGGTCTCGGCGTTGCCGTAGTCGAAGCAGCACCGGTCGTTGACATGAGTGCCCTCGGTCACCATGTACATTCCCTCAGGCTGACTGCCGGTGGCGACGCCGTTCGTCGCGTTGTTGCGGTAGCCGTTCCCCGCGGAGATGTAGACGCCGTAGACCCTGTGGCCACCTGCTGTCACGGGCAGAGCCGCCGCGTTCGCGCCTTGGTCGGCTGTGGGATTGGCGCCGCCGCCGGGAGCGATCGTGAGGTCGTTGTGGCGCGACGTCTGGTCGTAGATGCGAACGATCGTGCAGTACGTGCCCGAGCAGAAAGAGTCCTGGGTCGCGGCGTTCGCGTAACCGCCGGCGCTGAGCACGCCGATGTTGGTCGTCGCGCCGTCGGACCAGCGCCGCACCTGGTAGAGCGCCCCGTTGTAGGAGCCGAAGAGCGCACGGGTGGTGCTGTGAGCGGCGACGCATGGCGTGCCGCCGCTCGCGTAGATGTCGCAGGACAACGTGCCGGCCGCCTGTGCCGTGCCTGGCACGGCGACCAGCGCGGTGACGACGAGCGCTGCGAAGGAGGCGACGGTGAGGGCCGTTCGCCGCCGGCGGTGCAGAGACCAGAAACCCATAGTGTGCCTTTCGTGTGCGGCGAGGCAGCGCAGTGCCCGGGGGGACCATTAGGAGAGGATGCTATGTTAGCGCTAACATTCACATCAATTAAATTGCATTGTTAATGCTAACCTAGATGTACACACACGCGTTTCGGTTATTAACGATTAATTGCAGGATTCCTTGATTCGGCACCGCCTGTATGGCTCTGTGCGCGGTGACGTGCGCCACGGGTCAATCGCCAGCGAACGCCCCGATATAACATGCAGGTTTCCGCTGTGTTTCGACCAAAGTGTCATCAACGATGCGACGACTGTCAATACCCGGCGAAGATCGGCTTCTATTCCGTGGTGCGGATGGTGCGGCGTTCATCGTGCGCGCTGCGGGTGTTCGGGGTTGCGCTGTGTGGTGGGGGTGTTCGGGTTCTCGCTGTGCGCGCTGCGGTGGGTGGGTGTTCCGGCCGGCCGTCGCAGTCACCGTCTCGTTTTTCAGGCCTCCGGCCTGGCGGGCGCGACGGTTGCGCTTTTTTATAAGCCGGCCGGAACACCCACCCACCTCCGCGCCAGGCTGTCTCGCCGTACGGCGTGCGGACCGTAGTCGCTTGCTTTCGGGCCGCCCATGGGTCTCGCTGACGCTGAAGCGATCCGCTTGGGGCCGTTCAGGGCCGGTCGCCGTAGCTGACGCGTTCCTCTCCGACCAGTGCAGGGCCGAGCGCCGGGCTCTGCCCCCGAGGTGTGGACACCTTGAATACCGGATGATGGAAATCCGGAGGCAAGGAGTTCCACGTGGCGGTGAAGTCGTATCCGCCGGAGTTCAAGGCGGATGCCGTCGCATTGTACCTGTCCGATCCGGAACGGATGCTGGCCTCGGTGGCCGAGGACCTGGGGATCAGCCGGGAGACGCTGCGCAACTGGGTGCGTCAGGCGCAGGTGGACGGCAGCGCGGGCGCGAAGGAGCGGGGCCCGGCGAGGAAGCCGGCGTGTGGCGCGCTTTCGTCCGACGACGTGCTGGAAGAGGAGAATAAGCAGCTCAAGGCCCGTATCCGGGCGCTGGAGACGGAGCGCGACATCCTGCGCCGGGCGGCCAAGTATTTCGCGGGAGAGACCAACTGGTGAGCCGCTTCCAGTTCGTCGCCGATCATCGAGGCGCCTTCGGCGTCAAGCGGCTGTGCCGGGTGCTGAAGGTGTCCCGCTCGGGGTTCTACCGGTGGTGCAAGGCGGCGCCGGCCCGGGCGGAGCGGGCCGCGGCCGATGCCGCGCTCGCCGAGGAGATCAGGCACATCCATGGTGAGTTCGACGGCACCTACGGCAGTCCGCGCGTCACCGCCGAGCTGCGCGCCCGGGGACGCGGGGTCAACCATAAGCGGGTGGCGCGGGTGATGCGCCGTTGCGGCATCGTCGGGCTGCACCTGCGCAAGAAGGTGCGCACCACGGTGCCCGAGCCGTCCCGGCAGAAGGTGCCCGACCTGATACGGCGGGACTTCACCGCGCCCGCCCCGAACCGTCGCTACGTCGGCGACATCACCTACCTGCCCGTCGGCGACGGCCGGTTCCTCTACTTGGCCACCGTGCTGGACCTGGGCTCACGCCGACTGGCGGGCTGGTCGATCGCCGATCACATGCGCACCGAGCTGGTGAGCGACGCGTTGCGGGCCGCCGCCGCGACGCGGGGCAGCCTGGACGGGGCGATCTTTCACGCCGATCACGGGGCGCAATACACCTCGGCCGAGTTCGCAGGGGTCTGCGCCGAGCTCGGTGTGCGCCAGTCCATGGGAGCGGTTGGCACCAGCGCCGACAACGCCGCCGCTGAGGCGTTCAATGCCACTCTCAAACGCGAGACGCTGCAAGGGACCAAGCGCTGGTCCTCGGCACGTGAGGCCCGCCTGGCGGTCTTCACGTGGATCACCCGCTACAACACCCGCAGGAGACATTCCACCCTGGGCTACCTCAGCCCGATCGACTACGAACAGCAGACCATCGATAGGGTGCTGCTCGCCGCATAACGACCGGTGTCCACCCTCCGGGGCGAGCCCCCATACGTACGAGCACACAGGTCACCCGGTAAACCCTCAATACATCGGCGGATGCGCTCCGGCATGCCTCCAGCGACGTTGTCCACTGCTCGCCTCCATGATCCGAATTTCCGCCCCGAGCAGCGTTATCGATTCTCAGATGCCGCGTTATATATGTCAACAGGATGCTCGTATGTTCGCGCAGCGTTACCAATCGGGCGACGTGCACTCCGGTTGGTTTCTTTCTCTCCTCTGCCGCCGGAGGAACACTTCCCGTCGCCAATTCCAGAGCCATGGGAGACGAGGAAATCCGACACCTCACGTCAATTTTCTCAACGCGATCCCCATAATGCAGCAACGCAAAAAATATTCATAATGCAACAACGCAAGGAGCGGTATGCCGAGCGCGCCGGGTCGAGGAGGAACTCCTCAGGAACCAGCGGTCGCACTTGTGCGAAGACCACAGTCGGGTTGGCGCGGCGGTGCGGCTTTTCCGCCGGACCTTCATGCCGGGTCGCAGCCATGGCACGAAGGTCCGGCGGGCGGCCGGTCGACAACCGCTGGTGGTGTCGCCCGCGTCCGCCGTGCAGGTGTCGGGGCCGAGGCCGTCGTGGGGCGGTGTCGCCCCCCTTGGCGGGTGCCTCCTCTAGCGGATTGCGGGCGCGCTCACCATGGCCCGGGGGCGGGGGTGGTGTGTTCGGTTCAGGGGCAGGTGACCAAGATGATGGAGATGACGGTGCAGCTGGCCGAGGCATTGTCGTTGGCCGGGTTGGGGTCGGCGGGGGCGCTGGTGGTGCGCACACCGGCGACGGTTACCTGGCCAAGCGACAGCAGCGACAGCGGTACCCGGAACGTCTTGTCCACCGATGCTCCACTGGCGATGGCGCCGTAGGTGCAGGTGACCGTCGTCCCGGCGGTGGTGCAGCCGGCCGCCAGGTTGGTCGCACTCGCGCCTGCGGGCAGGGTCGCGGTCAGGGTGGCGGAGGTGACCGGGTCGGGTCCGGTGTTGTCGGCGGTCAGGGTGTAGCGCAGGTAGGGCACCAGGATGCCGAGCTGGGGCTGGGCGTTCAGGTTCACGTCGATGTCGGCGGCGGGCGGCGTGTTGATGGTGGTGTTTTCGGCGTCGGTGTTGTTGGTCGGGTTGGGGTCGGTCTCGGTGCCGGTGACGGTCGAGGTGGCGGTCAGGGTGCCGGTCGCGGTCGGGGTGACGGTGATCGTGATGGTGGCCGACGACGCGGCGGCGAGGTTGCCCAGGGTGCAGTTCACCGTGGGTGCGGTGATCGCGCATGAGCCTTGGGAAGGTGTTGCGGACACGATGGTGCGGGCGGCGCCGGACAGGGTGGTGGCCGCGCTCACTCCGGTTGCCGGGTCGGGCCCGTTGTTGGTGACGGTCACGGTGTAGGTGAGGGAGGCGCCCGAGACAACCGGATCAGGCGAGTCGGTGACGGCGACCGACAGGTCAGCGGTGGGCGCTGCCACTGGTGTCGGGATTGCGATACCGAACGGGAAGCTTCCGACGCCAATGGTGGCGGTGACGGTGTTGGTGGCGGTGTCGATCACCGACACGGTGCCGTCGTCGAGGTTGGCGGTGTAGGCGAAGGCGGAGTTGACCGCTATTCCGCCGGGGCCGTTTCCGACGCCGACGGTCGCGGTGACGGTGTTGGTGGCGGTGTCGATCACCGACACGCTGGCGCCGTAGCGGTTGGAGGTGTAAACGCGGGTGCCGGCCGGGTTGAGAGCGATGTCGTAGGGGTCGGTGCCGACGGGAATGGTGGCGGTGACGGTGTTGGTGGCGGTGTCGATCACCGACACGTTGTCGGAGTTGACGTTGCCGGTGTAAGCGCGGGTGCCCGCCGAGTTGAGCACCACCCCGTAGGGCGCGAGTGCGACGGCGATGGTGGCGGTGACGGTGTTGGTCGCGGTGTCGATCACCGACACGGTGCTGGAGCCGTCGTTGGCGATGTATGCGAGAGTTCCGGCCGAATTGACCGCGACTCCGCGGGGCCTGCTGCCGACGCCGATGGTGGCGGTGACGGCGTTGGTGGCCGTGTCGATCACCGACACGCTGCCGCCGGAGAAGTTGGTGACGTAGGCGCGGGTGCCGGCCGGGTTGAACGCGACCCCGTACGGGCCGCTGCCGGCACCGATGGTGGCGGTGACGGTGTTGGTGGCGGTGTCGATCACTGAGACGTTGTTCGAGCCGTTGTTGGCGACGTAGACGTGGGTGCCGGCCGGGTTGAACGCCGCCTTGATCGGGCCGGAGCCGACCGCGACGGTGGCGGTGACGGTGTTGGTGGCGGTGTCGATCACCGAGACGTTGTCCGAGCCGTTGTTGGCGACGTAGGCCAATGGCGCGACAGTCGCGTGCGCGGGCAGCGCGGCGAGGGCGGTGAGGCCGGTCATGGCCAAGGCGGTCAGCAGCGCGCACAGGGCTGCCATCGTGCGTCGCCATAAGGGCGTGACGACATGCGTGGTGGAGGGCATGAAGTTTCCTCGGGTGAGTCGAAGGGGGACGCCGCGCGCGATGACGTCTTCACACGCCTGGGTGCCCCGTTCACCCTCGCTCGCGTTGGAACCGGCCCGGATCAGGCGGCGGGACTGGTTCGCCGCATGTGTCGTGGCCGTTGACGCGTGACCAAACGCTGAATGGCGCGGTATCGGGGAGGGCCTCGCGCTGGCCGCAAGCTCATCTGCTCTCCCGCCGGTTGCGGCAGGCCCACACATCCGACGCGTGACAGGGCACGTGACGGAGAGCGATACGCGTAGAACCTTCCGTTATTTACCTACATTGCCGCCTCTGGCCTGACAACCGTCCTGGCCTACACCGGACACTCTCCTTGACTGAATGACCACATACGGTTACTGCCGTGATCGGGACGCCCGCCGATGCCGGCCTGCGGTGGCCGCGACGGTTGTGCCTGCGTAGGTGCCCGGCCCGCCGGCGGAACGGGTATCGGCGAAGCGGATTACGGCCAGTGAATGATCTCTTATTACGGACCGGCCGGGTCCTCGTGAAATAAACAGAAAGCATGGATGAAAACGGTTGCCTTTCTCGCGCAGTATTGGCCGTTCTCCATGCGGAAAATAATCAGACCATGTTCGTAGCGATAGCTGAAATAGCAAGGACCGCGAGTCAATGGCGCGGAGATCTCAGTCGAACCGAAAACCCTGCGCAGCGCACTCAACCTTTCTGTTGTTATTTGCCACGCAATGTGATGTCTTGGTTGATAGTTCGTGTTGGGCTGGCGGTATCGGCGGGAAGTGCATCGCCGTCACCCAAGGCGCACATCGGTCCCGCGGAGAGAGGAGTCAGGCTGGGGGCAGAATCTGCTTAGGTGAAGGGGCAGAAGCTCTACAGCGCCGCCGGGCATGAGTCGCACGCGCCGGCCCACGGCGCCGACGTGTGATATTCGAGCCGTTGTTGCGCGCCCGCCCTTGACGGGCGCGCACATCCAACTCTTTCGCGTGAGCGTGTTCACGCATGCATTTAATTCAGCCGCATCATCTTGTGGTTTGTGATGCGCGGATGTCTTCGCGCGTTCTTCGGGCGTCAATGGTGAGGAGTTCTCTTCGTGCACGATGAAAACCTGGTGAAGGTCTACAAGGATCGTGAGTACACCTTTACGACAATGGTCCGCCACGACGGCATGGTCGTCGCCTTCGCAGTGGGGGCTGATCGGCGTATCCAACGCAGCCAGGCGCATCGCGACGGTGCTCTCCGACCGCACCGACGCAGCCGAGACCAGCTGTGCCACCTGCTGCCCCGGGCGCCCGTCATGCAGCCACGCGATGAAGGCCGAGACTGCCGGCACGCCGAGCTCACTCCACCGGACGGCGTCTTCTCGCTGCTCCAGGAAGGTCCACCACTGCGCCAAGGAAGTCGCGTAGCCCCTCACCGTGTTCGGTGACCAGACCAGGCGGTGGGCCTCCAGCCACTCCTCCACCGGCATAACCGTTCGGTGGCTGGCGTCGACAACCGTCCACGTCCGTGGGCCGCCGGGTGGCCGCACGGTCATACAGCACGCCATGCCCTCGTTCCCTCATGTCGTTGAGGAACCGACGCTAATCGTGCAATGACATACCGTGATTACTTGTATTTAAGTTGTTACGAACGTTGGGGAGGGCGACAGAACGCCCCCAGATAACAAAGGTTTCGTACGGCTCAACCTCGCCCGACGTGACTTATCGCCGTCGACCATCGCCACCGCGCACCACATCTCGGTGCGCTACCTGCACCACCTCTTTCAATACGAAGGGCAGAGCCTCGGCCAGTACATCCGCCACCAGCGGCTGGAGCGCTGCCGCGCGGATCTGACCGACCCGCTCCTGAGCAATCAGAGCGTCGCGCAGATCGCAGCACGTTGCGGCTTTGCGGACGCCGCCTCGTTCAACCGCGTGTTCAAGACCGCCTACAGCGTGCCGCTCGGCGACTACC from Streptosporangium sp. NBC_01756 includes the following:
- a CDS encoding arabinofuranosidase catalytic domain-containing protein → MGFWSLHRRRRTALTVASFAALVVTALVAVPGTAQAAGTLSCDIYASGGTPCVAAHSTTRALFGSYNGALYQVRRWSDGATTNIGVLSAGGYANAATQDSFCSGTYCTIVRIYDQTSRHNDLTIAPGGGANPTADQGANAAALPVTAGGHRVYGVYISAGNGYRNNATNGVATGSQPEGMYMVTEGTHVNDRCCFDYGNAETNNMDTGNGDMDAIYFGTLCWFSPCAGGPRVAADLENGLFAGGNGSWTANTGRSSAFVTAMLKNNGTSTYAIKDGNAQSGSLATRYNGALPTQAGYRPMTKQGAIILGIGGDNSNGSVGSFFEGVMTSGYPSDATENAVQANVVSVGYSKSVTFPVNGATYRLTNLTSGKVLDAVNCGTANGTQIDQWQALGNTCQQWRFNSVGANKWTITNVNAGKVLDAVNCGLALGTAVNLWESLGNTCQQWAVIPAGNGRYELVVENSGMVLDDENCGTANGTPARLWMWLNNTCQLWSIAP
- a CDS encoding IS3 family transposase (programmed frameshift), whose translation is MAVKSYPPEFKADAVALYLSDPERMLASVAEDLGISRETLRNWVRQAQVDGSAGAKERGPARKPACGALSSDDVLEEENKQLKARIRALETERDILRRAAKYFAGRDQLVSRFQFVADHRGAFGVKRLCRVLKVSRSGFYRWCKAAPARAERAAADAALAEEIRHIHGEFDGTYGSPRVTAELRARGRGVNHKRVARVMRRCGIVGLHLRKKVRTTVPEPSRQKVPDLIRRDFTAPAPNRRYVGDITYLPVGDGRFLYLATVLDLGSRRLAGWSIADHMRTELVSDALRAAAATRGSLDGAIFHADHGAQYTSAEFAGVCAELGVRQSMGAVGTSADNAAAEAFNATLKRETLQGTKRWSSAREARLAVFTWITRYNTRRRHSTLGYLSPIDYEQQTIDRVLLAA
- a CDS encoding YVTN family beta-propeller repeat protein; the encoded protein is MPSTTHVVTPLWRRTMAALCALLTALAMTGLTALAALPAHATVAPLAYVANNGSDNVSVIDTATNTVTATVAVGSGPIKAAFNPAGTHVYVANNGSNNVSVIDTATNTVTATIGAGSGPYGVAFNPAGTRAYVTNFSGGSVSVIDTATNAVTATIGVGSRPRGVAVNSAGTLAYIANDGSSTVSVIDTATNTVTATIAVALAPYGVVLNSAGTRAYTGNVNSDNVSVIDTATNTVTATIPVGTDPYDIALNPAGTRVYTSNRYGASVSVIDTATNTVTATVGVGNGPGGIAVNSAFAYTANLDDGTVSVIDTATNTVTATIGVGSFPFGIAIPTPVAAPTADLSVAVTDSPDPVVSGASLTYTVTVTNNGPDPATGVSAATTLSGAARTIVSATPSQGSCAITAPTVNCTLGNLAAASSATITITVTPTATGTLTATSTVTGTETDPNPTNNTDAENTTINTPPAADIDVNLNAQPQLGILVPYLRYTLTADNTGPDPVTSATLTATLPAGASATNLAAGCTTAGTTVTCTYGAIASGASVDKTFRVPLSLLSLGQVTVAGVRTTSAPADPNPANDNASASCTVISIILVTCP
- a CDS encoding helix-turn-helix transcriptional regulator; this translates as MRYLHHLFQYEGQSLGQYIRHQRLERCRADLTDPLLSNQSVAQIAARCGFADAASFNRVFKTAYSVPLGDYRTSRLRDRVDDRRALQG